Proteins encoded in a region of the Raphanus sativus cultivar WK10039 chromosome 8, ASM80110v3, whole genome shotgun sequence genome:
- the LOC108822143 gene encoding probable galactinol--sucrose galactosyltransferase 1 isoform X1, producing the protein MTVGAGISVSNSDLLVLGHRVLRGVPENVLVTPASGNALMDGAFIGVSSDQTGSRRVFPLGKLEELRFMCVFRFKLWWMTQRMGTHGKEIPFETQFLIVEANQGSDLEGDRCASSYVVFLPILEGDFRAVLQGNQSNELEICLESGDPTVDQFKGDHLVFMAAGSDPFHVITKAVKAVEQHLQTFSHRERKKMPDMLNWFGWCTWDAFYTNVTASDVKQGLQSLEAGGIPPKFVIIDDGWQSVGMDETGVEFNADNAANFANRLTHIKENYKFQKDGREGHRVEDPALSLRHVITDIKSNNSLKYVYVWHALTGYWGGVKPGVSGMEHYESKVSYPVSSPGVMSNQNCESLDSITKNGLGLVNPEKVFSFYNDLHSYLASVGIDGVKVDVQNILETLGAGHGGRVKLAKKYHHALEASISRNFPDNGIISCMSHNTDGLYSAKKTAVIRASDDFWPRDPASHTIHIASVAYNTLFLGEFMQPDWDMFHSLHPMAEYHAAARAVGGCAIYVSDKPGQHDFNLLRKLVLPDGSILRAKLPGRPTRDCFFSDPVRDNKSLMKIWNLNDFTGVIGVFNCQGAGWCKKEKRYMIHDQQPGTISGYVRTNDVHYLHKVAAFEWTGDSVVYSHLRGELVYLPKGTSLPITLKSREYEVFTVVPVKEYSDGSKFAPVGLIEMFNSGGAIVSLRYEDDGTNCLVKMKLRGSGLVGIYSSLGRPRSVTVDSEDVECRCDEETGLVTFTLGVPEKELYLWDVVIQL; encoded by the exons atGACGGTTGGTGCCGGAATCAGCGTCAGCAACTCCGATTTGCTGGTGTTAGGACACCGTGTTCTTCGCGGCGTGCCGGAGAATGTCTTGGTCACTCCTGCTTCAGGGAACGCGTTGATGGACGGAGCTTTCATCGGCGTCTCGTCGGACCAAACCGGAAGCCGCCGCGTCTTCCCCTTAGGGAAACTCGA GGAGTTGAGGTTTATGTGTGTGTTTCGATTCAAGTTATGGTGGATGACGCAGAGAATGGGGACTCACGGGAAAGAGATTCCTTTCGAGACTCAGTTTCTAATCGTTGAAGCTAACCAAGGTTCTGATTTGGAAGGAGATCGGTGTGCCTCCTCCTACGTTGTCTTCTTACCCATCCTCGAAGGAGATTTCAGAGCTGTTCTTCAAGGGAACCAATCCAATGAGCTTGAGATTTGTCTTGAAAGCG GTGATCCAACTGTTGACCAATTCAAGGGGGATCATTTGGTTTTCATGGCTGCTGGGTCTGACCCTTTTCATGTCATCACCAAAGCTGTCAA GGCTGTTGAACAACATCTTCAGACATTTTCACACCGTGAGAGAAAGAAA ATGCCAGATATGTTGAACTGGTTCGGTTGGTGCACATGGGATGCCTTCTACACCAATGTCACAGCCAGTGACGTCAAACAAGGTCTTCAAAG CCTCGAGGCCGGTGGGATTCCCCCAAAATTTGTCATAATTGATGATGGTTGGCAATCTGTTGGCATGGATGAGACCGGTGTTGAATTTAACGCTGATAATGCTGCCAA TTTCGCCAACAGATTAACACACATCAAGGAGAATTACAAGTTTCAAAAGGATGGCAGAGAAGGCCACCGAGTGGAGGACCCTGCATTGAGTCTTAGACATGTTATCACAGACATTAAGAGTAACAACTCCCTCAAGTATGTTTATGTCTGGCATGCGCTAACGGGGTACTGGGGAGGTGTCAAACCTGGTGTGTCGGGTATGGAACATTACGAATCAAAGGTTTCGTATCCAGTTTCCTCGCCAGGAGTTATGTCCAACCAGAACTGCGAATCTCTAGACAGCATAACTAAGAATGGACTCGGTTTGGTGAATCCTGAGAAAGTCTTTAGCTTCTACAACGACCTTCACTCCTACCTTGCGTCCGTTGGGATCGATGGTGTCAAAGTCGACGTCCAAAACATTCTGGAAACTCTTGGAGCTGGGCATGGAGGTCGGGTCAAACTTGCAAAGAAGTATCACCATGCTCTGGAAGCCTCCATTTCAAGAAACTTCCCTGACAATGGTATTATATCTTGCATGAGTCATAACACAGATGGTCTCTACAG CGCAAAAAAGACGGCTGTTATAAGGGCATCAGACGATTTCTGGCCTAGAGATCCTGCCTCACACACCATCCACATTGCTTCTGTTGCATACAATACATTGTTCCTTGGCGAGTTTATGCAGCCGGATTGGGACATGTTCCAT AGTTTGCATCCAATGGCTGAATATCATGCAGCAGCTCGAGCGGTCGGTGGATGTGCTATTTATGTCAG CGACAAACCGGGACAACATGACTTCAACCTTCTAAGGAAGCTAGTCCTTCCAGACGGTTCCATCCTCAGGGCAAAGCTTCCCGGAAGACCAACCCGTGATTGCTTCTTCAGCGATCCAGTCAGAGATAATAAAAG TCTTATGAAAATATGGAACCTGAACGACTTCACCGGAGTTATTGGAGTGTTCAACTGCCAAGGAGCCGGGTGGTGtaagaaggagaagagataCATGATCCATGACCAACAACCTGGGACTATTTCTGGTTATGTCAGAACCAATGATGTTCATTACCTCCATAAAGTAGCCGCTTTTGAATGGACAGGCGACTCCGTAGTCTATTCCCATCTCAGAG GTGAATTAGTGTATCTCCCTAAAGGTACATCTTTACCAATCACATTGAAGTCACGTGAATACGAAGTTTTCACTGTGGTTCCGGTGAAAGAATATTCTGATGGAAGCAAGTTTGCTCCGGTGGGGCTTATTGAGATGTTTAATTCTGGAGGAGCTATTGTGAGTTTAAGATACGAAGATGATGGGACTAATTGCTTGGTCAAGATGAAACTAAGAGGGAGTGGTTTGGTTGGGATATACTCGTCTCTTGGACGACCACGGAGTGTTACGGTGGATTCTGAGGATGTGGAGTGCCGGTGTGATGAGGAAACAGGTTTGGTAACATTTACATTAGGAGTGCCGGAGAAAGAACTGTATCTTTGGGACGTGGTCATCCAGCTTTGA
- the LOC108822143 gene encoding probable galactinol--sucrose galactosyltransferase 1 isoform X2 translates to MDGAFIGVSSDQTGSRRVFPLGKLEELRFMCVFRFKLWWMTQRMGTHGKEIPFETQFLIVEANQGSDLEGDRCASSYVVFLPILEGDFRAVLQGNQSNELEICLESGDPTVDQFKGDHLVFMAAGSDPFHVITKAVKAVEQHLQTFSHRERKKMPDMLNWFGWCTWDAFYTNVTASDVKQGLQSLEAGGIPPKFVIIDDGWQSVGMDETGVEFNADNAANFANRLTHIKENYKFQKDGREGHRVEDPALSLRHVITDIKSNNSLKYVYVWHALTGYWGGVKPGVSGMEHYESKVSYPVSSPGVMSNQNCESLDSITKNGLGLVNPEKVFSFYNDLHSYLASVGIDGVKVDVQNILETLGAGHGGRVKLAKKYHHALEASISRNFPDNGIISCMSHNTDGLYSAKKTAVIRASDDFWPRDPASHTIHIASVAYNTLFLGEFMQPDWDMFHSLHPMAEYHAAARAVGGCAIYVSDKPGQHDFNLLRKLVLPDGSILRAKLPGRPTRDCFFSDPVRDNKSLMKIWNLNDFTGVIGVFNCQGAGWCKKEKRYMIHDQQPGTISGYVRTNDVHYLHKVAAFEWTGDSVVYSHLRGELVYLPKGTSLPITLKSREYEVFTVVPVKEYSDGSKFAPVGLIEMFNSGGAIVSLRYEDDGTNCLVKMKLRGSGLVGIYSSLGRPRSVTVDSEDVECRCDEETGLVTFTLGVPEKELYLWDVVIQL, encoded by the exons ATGGACGGAGCTTTCATCGGCGTCTCGTCGGACCAAACCGGAAGCCGCCGCGTCTTCCCCTTAGGGAAACTCGA GGAGTTGAGGTTTATGTGTGTGTTTCGATTCAAGTTATGGTGGATGACGCAGAGAATGGGGACTCACGGGAAAGAGATTCCTTTCGAGACTCAGTTTCTAATCGTTGAAGCTAACCAAGGTTCTGATTTGGAAGGAGATCGGTGTGCCTCCTCCTACGTTGTCTTCTTACCCATCCTCGAAGGAGATTTCAGAGCTGTTCTTCAAGGGAACCAATCCAATGAGCTTGAGATTTGTCTTGAAAGCG GTGATCCAACTGTTGACCAATTCAAGGGGGATCATTTGGTTTTCATGGCTGCTGGGTCTGACCCTTTTCATGTCATCACCAAAGCTGTCAA GGCTGTTGAACAACATCTTCAGACATTTTCACACCGTGAGAGAAAGAAA ATGCCAGATATGTTGAACTGGTTCGGTTGGTGCACATGGGATGCCTTCTACACCAATGTCACAGCCAGTGACGTCAAACAAGGTCTTCAAAG CCTCGAGGCCGGTGGGATTCCCCCAAAATTTGTCATAATTGATGATGGTTGGCAATCTGTTGGCATGGATGAGACCGGTGTTGAATTTAACGCTGATAATGCTGCCAA TTTCGCCAACAGATTAACACACATCAAGGAGAATTACAAGTTTCAAAAGGATGGCAGAGAAGGCCACCGAGTGGAGGACCCTGCATTGAGTCTTAGACATGTTATCACAGACATTAAGAGTAACAACTCCCTCAAGTATGTTTATGTCTGGCATGCGCTAACGGGGTACTGGGGAGGTGTCAAACCTGGTGTGTCGGGTATGGAACATTACGAATCAAAGGTTTCGTATCCAGTTTCCTCGCCAGGAGTTATGTCCAACCAGAACTGCGAATCTCTAGACAGCATAACTAAGAATGGACTCGGTTTGGTGAATCCTGAGAAAGTCTTTAGCTTCTACAACGACCTTCACTCCTACCTTGCGTCCGTTGGGATCGATGGTGTCAAAGTCGACGTCCAAAACATTCTGGAAACTCTTGGAGCTGGGCATGGAGGTCGGGTCAAACTTGCAAAGAAGTATCACCATGCTCTGGAAGCCTCCATTTCAAGAAACTTCCCTGACAATGGTATTATATCTTGCATGAGTCATAACACAGATGGTCTCTACAG CGCAAAAAAGACGGCTGTTATAAGGGCATCAGACGATTTCTGGCCTAGAGATCCTGCCTCACACACCATCCACATTGCTTCTGTTGCATACAATACATTGTTCCTTGGCGAGTTTATGCAGCCGGATTGGGACATGTTCCAT AGTTTGCATCCAATGGCTGAATATCATGCAGCAGCTCGAGCGGTCGGTGGATGTGCTATTTATGTCAG CGACAAACCGGGACAACATGACTTCAACCTTCTAAGGAAGCTAGTCCTTCCAGACGGTTCCATCCTCAGGGCAAAGCTTCCCGGAAGACCAACCCGTGATTGCTTCTTCAGCGATCCAGTCAGAGATAATAAAAG TCTTATGAAAATATGGAACCTGAACGACTTCACCGGAGTTATTGGAGTGTTCAACTGCCAAGGAGCCGGGTGGTGtaagaaggagaagagataCATGATCCATGACCAACAACCTGGGACTATTTCTGGTTATGTCAGAACCAATGATGTTCATTACCTCCATAAAGTAGCCGCTTTTGAATGGACAGGCGACTCCGTAGTCTATTCCCATCTCAGAG GTGAATTAGTGTATCTCCCTAAAGGTACATCTTTACCAATCACATTGAAGTCACGTGAATACGAAGTTTTCACTGTGGTTCCGGTGAAAGAATATTCTGATGGAAGCAAGTTTGCTCCGGTGGGGCTTATTGAGATGTTTAATTCTGGAGGAGCTATTGTGAGTTTAAGATACGAAGATGATGGGACTAATTGCTTGGTCAAGATGAAACTAAGAGGGAGTGGTTTGGTTGGGATATACTCGTCTCTTGGACGACCACGGAGTGTTACGGTGGATTCTGAGGATGTGGAGTGCCGGTGTGATGAGGAAACAGGTTTGGTAACATTTACATTAGGAGTGCCGGAGAAAGAACTGTATCTTTGGGACGTGGTCATCCAGCTTTGA
- the LOC108822144 gene encoding vacuolar cation/proton exchanger 5 produces the protein MEFDDEAEHRRLFRVETNSPQIKAVFSLEQGGSLSAKTPKNTVIKSFKIVILSNKLNLLLPFGPIAILVHYLTDNKGWFFLLSLLGITPLAERLGYATEQLACYTGPTVGGLLNATFGNVTELIISIIALKNGMIRVVQLTLLGSILSNMLLVLGCSFFCGGFVFSRKQQVFDKGNAVLNSGMLLIAVMSLLFPTLLYYTHSEVRAGSSELALSRSTSCIMLVAYAAYLFFQLKSQPSFLTESEETSDDDEVPEISKWEAIIWLLFFTAWVSLLSGYLVDAIEGASVSWKMPISFISVIVLPIVGNAAEHAGAIMFAMKDKLDLSLGVAIGSSIQISMFAVPFCVVISWMMGGQMDLNFQLFEAATLFITVIVVAFFLQEGTSNYFKGLMLILSYLIVAVSFFVHQDPNQG, from the exons ATGGAGTTCGATGATGAAGCTGAGCACAGAAGACTTTTCAGAGTAGAGACAAATTCCCCACAAATAAAGGCAGTTTTCTCGTTGGAGCAAGGAGGATCTCTTTCAGCCAAAACACCAAAGAACACCGTGATCAAGAGCTTCAAGATCGTGATTTTGTCCAATAAACTCAATCTTTTGTTGCCGTTCGGTCCTATAGCGATACTAGTCCACTATTTGACAGATAACAAG GGATGGTTTTTCTTACTGAGCTTATTAGGAATTACACCATTGGCAGAACGTCTCGGGTACGCTACAGA GCAATTGGCTTGTTACACAGGTCCAactg TTGGAGGCCTCCTAAACGCTACATTTGGAAACGTGACAGAGCTGATTATATCCATTATTGCTCTTAAAAATGGAATGATACGCGTTGTACAACTGACGCTGCTCGGCTCCATTCTGTCCAACATGTTGCTTGTACTTGGCTGCTCCTTTTTCTGTGGCGGCTTTGTATTCTCTCGGAAACAGCAAGTGTTTGACAAA GGGAATGCGGTTTTGAATTCAGGAATGCTTTTGATTGCAGTGATGAGTCTACTCTTCCCTACACTTCTTTATTACACGCATAGTGAGGTTCGTGCTGGTTCATCAGAGCTGGCTCTTTCGAGATCAACCAGTTGCATAATGCTCGTTGCCTATGCTGCTTATCTCTTTTTCCAGTTGAAAAGCCAGCCAAGTTTTCTTACTGAG AGCGAAGAAacttctgatgatgatgaagttccTGAGATATCCAAGTGGGAAGCTATCATCTGGCTTCTATTCTTTACGGCTTGGGTCTCTCTTCTTTCCGGTTATCTTGTCGATGCCATAGAG GGAGCTTCAGTCTCATGGAAGATGCCTATCTCGTTTATCAGTGTCATCGTGCTTCCTATAGTTGGTAATGCAGCCGAGCATGCAGGTGCTATTATGTTTGCCATGAAAGACAAGTTG GATCTGTCTTTGGGAGTGGCTATTGGATCTTCAATTCAGATTTCTATGTTTGCG GTTCCTTTCTGTGTGGTCATTAGTTGGATGATGGGTGGTCAAATGGATCTGAACTTCCAGCTATTTGAGGCAGCTACACTGTTCATAACTGTTATAGTTGTAGCTTTCTTTCTCCAG GAAGGGACATCAAATTACTTCAAAGGATTGATGCTCATTCTCAGTTATTTGATTGTCGCTGTTAGTTTCTTTGTACACCAAGATCCTAATCAAGGTTAA